The Helianthus annuus cultivar XRQ/B chromosome 11, HanXRQr2.0-SUNRISE, whole genome shotgun sequence region TCGAAGCTTCTGACAATATTCCTGAAGCGAAGGCATTGATTTCAGGGTCAGGTTTGTGAAGGCTTTCTCGAGAGCGGCAGCACGCGGACCCTTATTGTTCAAAAAGATCTTTTTCAGGTGACCCCAAGCGTCTAGAGCAGTAGATTCGGTGTCCAAGATCCGAACCAGGTATTCATCGGAAACTGTTGCATAAATCCATTGCAACACTATGGCATCGATCTCCATCCACGTGTCATGGTTCGGGTCTTCCTTTGGCGGTGGTAAGGTTCCATCGATATGATCGAGAACCTTGTACCCACGCGCATTCAATTGAAAAAGCTTTACCCACGAAGAGTACGTAACTTTCGTGCCATCCAAGGTGCGAACTTTGTTTTGGATGTTGGTAACGGTATAAACCGGGTGAAGGGAAGTTGATGTTTTACCGGAAGTGTTGGAGGAATCTGCTTTGTCGCCCATAGCCGATTAGCAGAGATTGGGTTATGATAATATGGATCAGAAAAAAAAAAGGGATGAAGGAAAACTGATGAAGACCGTAGCCTTCAAGTGAAAGGGAAAAGAAAGAAAATATTATGGCTGTGATACCATGTTAATGATTGAATACTCGAATGAATCTTACAAAACAATGGTACAGGAAATATATACACAATGATCTAGCCTAACACCCTTTAGCTAAACTAGGAAAGCAATCAACAGTAATGTACCAAATCAATTTACATAAATTATAATAAGTGAGAGATATTCTCTGGAATATTCTCTCGGCTAACAGATTTAACATGAGTTAATAATGTGAATAACACTTTAGGATGCTTGCATCAAGTTAATTGTTTCTTAGGCAATACTTATGATGATACGAGAACAAGGATAATTAGAAATTACACTTTTAATCATTTTCCATGCTTGAGCTCGATTACGAGCTTAAGCCATCTTCATTGTACCATTTCAGGTTGAGCACTGCACACGTATGACACGAGGAACTCAGACGGCACAGGCCCACTCTCTCAACCTGAGCGGTGTTGTGACTTCCGGTTTATATCATGTTGACCAGGTAACTTCAACGAACTTTTTGTATTCATGAATGTATAATTGTCTATTAACTCCAAAACATGTACATTAATGTTTGCCATAATCAAGGGACAACAATAGAGAAAAGTATGAGATCTACTCCGCATTGGGCATGGTAGGTTTTTGGTCCACATGCAGCTCCTAACTTCTTTGTTGCTGCAGAATTATTAGTATTGGTGGAACTTACCcattaattaaaaaatattagTTTGAGATTTACTCTAAATAGATACACAAAACTTGAAGTATTTAAATTCATATTTTATGCTCCTTTATTTCTTTTCTAAATATTTACTGCTTGAGTAGGCGATGAAAGTAGTAAATTTTGTAAAAACGAAAGAAGAACTTGATTACGAGTTTGGatactttttatgtataaaaatgTAGAATTCTCTCCGGCTTCAAATTTATGCTTTTATAATTCGGTTTGTTTGAAATTAATTTAGTTTGTTTATTGTAAAATGCTTTATAGCGGCAAAGTGTAACGAACAAAGGCAATAATGTGGAGCAGTGTATGTCACATGTGAGCTTCAAGTCAACTTACCTAATATATACTTGGTGATTAGAAGTAATGCAATGATTGATTAGCAAGGAAATAATGCAAGGATTGATTAGCAACCTCATTATACTTTCAAAAAAAGGTAATTTATAATTGTTTTGTGTTTCGTATCTTCTCTCAATTTGAAATTCAACCTTATTGTCTAGGTATCTGTGTGGTTTAAGTTGTTTCAACTTAGGGTTAGTTTTGAAAAAGATGTGGACATGGCAGACTCAATGTAGGAAATACAACATCGACATGCTGTTGATAATATTTAAGCCATCTACGATGACATGGGTGGATTATTTTTAAAGGATAGAACTACAAATTTTTAATTGCACGTAGACATCTCCACAAGCACTTTTGCTTGCTTAGAGCAAATATTGTTATGGATTTTGTTATCATAGAATTTATAGGTGCATCAAAATTCTTTTTTATTTGTAGAAGGAAAAGCAACATCCCGGTTATCTAAGTCTCGTTGTCTATCCATGTGAGTTCACGTTACATATTGTCTATTTTGCGTCTTCAAGACATATGGATTATTGTTCCTAATAGATTGTAAATATAGAATATATTATAAAACCCTTGTAATACAGAAAGTAGTTATATATCTCCCTAAAATAGGAGATCCTATTTGTGTATATTGAAAGGCAATGAGAGGGAGAAGGCATCGATCCTTCTGTGTTTACATGGTATCATGAGACCAGTAAACCTAATTTTCTTCTTATCCCAAAGCACCTTTTGTCTGCCTCTCTTATGCCTTTATACTCATATCTAGGGTTGTGCAAAAAACcaaattaaccgaaccataaccgaattaaccgacaaaaccgaaccatttaaaaaaccggtgggttggttaatggtttttttgaaaatCGAAAGTAGCAGGCCGGTTATGATTATCATTTTTttcatacccaccataaccgaaccgaaccgacatgtaataaatctttatagaatttaggacttttcaccatatttttaatatttgatgtttttgactgaagatttttagtacttatgggtttttcatatcatcttgtggttttggttgaatgtttatttgaatttatagaatgtatcatatcactttatttgaatattcgataataattggtattaatactatatattatatgtattttttaatactatATAATAtgctaatatatacaaatatgcaataacaatttattctatgttaaaaaattaagctatttttagctaagctaaatacacggttaaccacccataaccgacccgctataaccatcaaaaccgaataaccataaccaccataaccgatcagttatggttatggttatccaataaccgacatctcggttatggttatggtttctGGTCAAAatcgacccaaaccgacccatgcacacccctactcATATCTCTCGTTACTTTTCTTCTTCCTCACACACATCAACTTTCTCATGGAATCAAAGATTCACCCTGCCACTACCGTCAACAACATTAAAAGCCTCATACCTGTAACATTGGAGATGGAATCCGGTCAATATACATCTTGGAGTGAGCTCTTTCGCATCCACTGTCGTGCGTACCTCGTCATCGATCATCTCGCACCAAAACCCGAAACTCCAGTCGGCTCCTCAAAAGACGCCGACAAAGAAAAGCAGGCCAAACCAACCGATGACTCGTGGGATCGATTGGACGCCATTGTTTTACAATGGATATACGGCACTATATCCAACGATCTCCTTCACACAATTCTAAAACCAAGTACAACGGCGTACGATGCTTGGACAACTATCGAAAGCATCTTTCAAGATAACATGAGTTCCCAGGCGATTCACCTCCTACACAAGTTCTCCAATACTCTCCTCGATTGATTCCCGAATGTGTCTGCATATTGTCAGCAACTTAAGGTACTCGTCGATCAACTCGCTAATGTTGGTGCCCCAGTGGCCAATGATCGGCTCATTTTGCAACTCATATCTGGCTTGAATGAATAATATAAGGGCATAGCTACGATTCTTCAACAACAGGAACCCCTCCCCACCGTCTATGAAGCGAGATCCAAGATCATGTTAGTCGAAACACGCAAAGCAGAACAGGCCCTTTTGGCCGCGCAAAACAGAACAGGCCCTTTTGGCCGCGCAAAACGCCGGTATCGCGCTCAACGTGAACTCCTCTCGGTCATCGGCGCAGAACCAACCCACCCATGACTACCTAACGGACCAGTCTTCTGATCGTGCTCGCGGCAGGGGCCGCTCCCATGGACGTGGATGAGGTCGGAACAACAGCTCCCATGGACGGGGTCGAGGACGCGGTTCGTCATAGAATGGTTCACCACAGTAGTTTTGGCCTAACAATAACACATACCAACAGTGGGCTCAAAATCCTCCTTGGCAGTCTTGGGCCTCATCTCCACAAGGCATGTGGCAGCCTTGGGCCATCCCTCCCTGCCCATATCCAACTGTCCCACCCCGGCCCAACAACAATAATCCGCAAGGGGTGCTGGGCTGCTCGGTCCACGACCAAACCAGGCCCATCATGCGGCGTATTCACCAACGGACATCGAGCAGGCCATGTACACCCTCTCCCTCGGTCAACCTGATCTGACACAGTACATGGACACGGGTGCTACCTGCAACATGACCAACACCTCAGGTAATTTCCAACATTTTTTTAGTAATCGCATTCCACAAAATATTATCGTTGGAAATGGCGATACTATACCGGTTGTTGGACGTGGAACACAAACCCTACCACCACCCTTCCCCCTACTTATCCTAAAAGATGCCTTATACGTGCCTAAGTTAATTAAAAACTTAATCTCGGTACGTCGGTTCACCACCGACAACTCTGTTCCTGTTGAATTTGCCCCttttggttttcttgtgaaggacTACAAAACTTGGATCCCTATCCTTCGATGCAACAGCAATAGTGACTTGTACCCCCCTCACGTTTGGAACCGGGACCACCACTACACCATCTACCTTTGCGGCAATTTCCTCGAAACTTTGGCATCAACGTCTCATTCACCTGGGACATTCTTCTTTAAATAATTTGAAACATTCTTGTTCAGTTGATTTtgataaaattaataaaaacgtttgtgaatcttgtgtgtttggTAAAAGCACTAGATTACCATTTGCTAATTCTTATATTAGTGTTTTTCACCCGTTTGAGATTATTCATAGTGGCCTATGGACTTCACCCATACTTAGTTCAAATGGCCActgattttatattttatttttagatGGCCTAACGAATTTCCTATGGTCTTACCCCATCTCCAACAAGTTTCAAGTCTACTCTATTTCCTGTCAATTTTATAAACAAACCAAAACACAATTTGAATGTGACATTAAGACATTCTAATGCGATAATGGTAAAGATAATGTAAACTCGACCTTCCAACAGTTCTTTCAACAAAACGGCATGCTCTTTCACCTAAGTTGTCCGCACACCTCctcccaaaatgggaaggccgaACGAAAAATTCGTACCATTAATAACATGATTCGTAGTATCTTAGCTCACTAACACCTTTTGGCACCACACCTTAGACACCGCCACTTACCTTCGAAACAtcttacccaccaaaaccctcaAAAACAAAACTGCCACCGAACCCTATACCAATATACACCATCATACAACCATTTACGGGTTTTTGGTTATCTATGCTACCCCCTCAGACCCTCAACTACTATCCATAAACTTGATCAACGGTCAGTCCCATGCATCTTCCTTGGATACCTATATACCCACCGAGGTTACTAATGCTTCAACCTAGAAACCAAACAAATTCTTATCTCTTGTCACGTGATGTTTGATGAGACTATTTTCCCATTCGCTTCCAAACTCACGCCATCTCCATCCTACAATTTCCTCACAGATGTATTTCCTTCTCACTTTTGGTCTCACATCCAAACCCAAAATGATGTTGCAACCACTCCTACGGCCCAAATCCAACCATACCCACCAACGACCCAGTCCACTACATGTCCTCCTACTACCTTCACTCCCTCTACTGCCCAAACCCTACCAGCCCAATCATCGGCCCAACACTCCCCTACTCACACATCCGACACCCATACGGCCCAACCCCACCACACTTCCTCACCACATCAAGCCTCACCTCCGCCAAGCCCACTTCCACAATCCTTTCCTTCTCACACACCTCCCCTTTCAACATCCACGACTACCACCCAACCTGTTGTCACCAACCCCCCACCACCTAATGCTCGCACAATGCACACTAGGGCAATGGATGGTATCATTAAACCACAACAAAAACTAAACCTATATGCTTCCACACTTGTTCCCCTTCCAAACGTCCCACTGATGCCTTGTCCACACCGGAATGGTACGATGCTATGAAAAACGAATTCAATGCGCTTATTAAAAATGAAACTTGGGAATTAGTTCCTCGTCAACCGGGGATGAATGTTATTCGTAGCATGTAGTTGTTTAAACATAAGGTCGGACGGTAGTTTGGAACGGTACAAGGCCCGATTAGTATGTGATGGTCGACTTCAACGGGTTGGTATCGATTATGGGGACACGTTTAGTCCCGTTGTTAAACCAGCAACGATACGCACACTTCTGTCTATTGCCCTCTCACAGGCATGGTCGGTTCATCAATTGGACGTAACGAATGCCTTCTTGCATGGTACACTTAATGAGACAGTATATATGAACCAGCCTATGGGTTTTCGCAATCGGGATTTTCTGGATCATGTGTGTCGCCTACGCAAGTCTCtatatgggttaaaacaagcgcCTAGGTCATGGTACCAAAGGTTTACAGACTACGTGCTTGCTTTGGGTTTTCATCAAAGCCGCTGCGATGCTTCTTTATTTGTTCTACATGTCGGGAATGATGCCGCCTTTCTCCTTGTATATGTTGACGACATTCTTCTCGTCACGTCTTCTGATACTCTTCGTCAACGACTTACGCAATATCTCGCAAGTGAGTTCCCGATGAAGGATTTGGGGCCAGTGAGCTACTTCCTCGGCATTTCAGTCACTCGATAACACAACTCTATGTTTCTCTCACAACATTCGTATGTGCTAGAAATCATTGAACATGCCGGTATGACCTCTTGCAAGCCTTTAGCCACACTGGTAGATACTAACGCGAAGCTAAGCTCATTATCTGGTGATGACTTTCATGACCCGTCTCTATATAGGAGCCTAGTCGGGGCTCTACAATACTTGACCTTCACTCGACCCGATATCAGTTATGTCGTACAACAGATTTGCATGCATATGCACGCTCCTAAGACAGATCATTGGCTTGCTTTGAAGCGGATAATTCGTTACATTAAAGGAACTGCAAATTTTGGTCTCTCCCTCGGCTGCTCAACAAACCCGACTTTACTGGCATACAGGGATGCCGACTGGGCGGGCTGCCCAGACACTCGTCGCTCGACAAGTGGTTACTGTGTCTATTATGGTGAAAATCTTATTTCATGGTCGTCGAAGCATCAAGCGACTATCTCTCGGTCAATGTGGTGGCGGAAGTCGCCAACGTTGTAGCTGAAATATGTTGGCTCCGCAACCTGCTCTTAGCATTGCAGCGCTCCTTGAGTCGAGCAACATTGGTTTATTGCGATAATGTGAGTGCCATTTACTTATCTGGGAACCCCGTGCAACACCAACGCATAAAACACATCGAACTAGACATCCATTTTTGTTCGTGAACAGGTTCAACGGGGCAACATCCGCGTCCTCATGTTCCTTCCCACTTTCAATAGCCGACATTTTTACCAAGAGTCTTCCCCGAGTTTTGTTTGAAGATTTTCGGTCCAATCTCAGCATCCGGTCACCTCCCACTTCGACTGCGAAGGTGTACTAAATTGTAAATGTAGAATATATTATAATATCCTTGTAATACGGAAAGTAGTTGTATATCTCCCTAAAATAGGAGATCATATTTGTTTATATATTGAAAGGAAATGAGAGGGAGAAGGCATAGATCCTTCTGTGTTTACAGTTCCACTTAATGATTTTAATTAACAAATCAGCAGTAATTTGTTTGCAGGAGGTAAAGTTAAAAGTTGATATACAAAACAAGAGAATTGAATAGCAACAAACCAAGAGGTTAGTTGTGTTTGTATATGTGAGTTTATATAATAAAGAAGGGAACAAATGAATGGTTCCATCAGGTTTGATACTTAATATTGTAATGATAAGTTGTTTGAACTAAAGACATGAATATATTCATGTTTGTTAATTTTTGATGATAACTTATGTTAatatatttatgtttgtttatttttttaagatCGAACAACATCTTCCAAGTGATTATGGCTATTTTTAAGCAACAAAATTTGAGTTCTAAGTTGGTGTTAGAAAGGTTAACATGATATGAAGTGTCATTATATTCTTTTCCATACTTGGTTCACTAGGATGAAGCTTTCAGCGGTAATGTCATATGTAGCATTTACATACTACAAATAAAAATTGAAAACTAAAAGTTATTAATAATATACTTTATACATTTCTTATAACAGCATTTTTACTTATTGAAGCAATGCAAACCAAACAACCTGTCATTCTCATTTGACCCATAATACGGGGATTGTTTTATTTACTTTATGAACCTTTTGTATTCCATAAGAATTTCTTTTAAAGAATTTTGATATGTTCATTATAAACATATAATGTCCTTTGTCAATACCTCAAAaacatattattttattaaatccgCTAAGTTCGCGGGAATTAGCACTAGTAACTAATAAGTTACCATTGAGCAAGAACAACTTGGTTATCAATAGAAACG contains the following coding sequences:
- the LOC110888775 gene encoding uncharacterized protein LOC110888775; the protein is MESKIHPATTVNNIKSLIPVTLEMESGQYTSWSELFRIHCRAYLVIDHLAPKPETPVGSSKDADKEKQAKPTDDSWDRLDAIVLQWIYGTISNDLLHTILKPSTTAYDAWTTIESIFQDNMSSQAIHLLHKFSNTLLD